In Helicoverpa zea isolate HzStark_Cry1AcR chromosome 3, ilHelZeax1.1, whole genome shotgun sequence, the following proteins share a genomic window:
- the LOC124645705 gene encoding uncharacterized protein LOC124645705, translating to MALYGAPIWADSLCGRRNAAAIRRPERAIAQRVARAYRTVSFAAACVLAGAPPWDLEAWMLARVYDWTAAQRALDRRPDPIEREEVREQAREAITRHWAEDLASATFGRRTLDAIGPVLNGWLDRRHGCLSMHPAEVDTAEHTLEVCPSWAEPRRILVAVDGDDLSLPSVIGAMLGKNDYGVAMT from the exons ATGGCCCTAtacggggccccaatctgggcagactcactgtgcGGACGGAGaaacgccgctgccatccgaaGACCAGAAAGGgccattgcacagcgggtgGCGAGGGCGTACCGCACAGTGAGcttcgcggcggcgtgcgttctggcgggaGCCCCTCCTTGGGATCTCGAGGCTTGGatgctcgccagagtgtacgactggacggcgGCGCAGAGAGCGCTAGATCGGCGCCCGGACCCGATAGAACGGGAAGAAGTGCGTGAGCAGGCGAGGGAGGCAATAACTCGGCACTGGGCCGAGGACCTTGCCTCGGCAACGTTCGGTCGCCGGACGCTGGAcgccatcgggcctgtcctgaacggatggctcgatcggcggcatggTTGCCTCTCGATGCATCCG GCCGAGGTGGACACGGCAGAGCACACCCTCGAGGTATgcccatcgtgggctgaaccccgccgcaTCCTGGTGGCAGTGGACGGGGATGACCTCTCGCTACCCAGCGTGATTGGTgccatgctgggaa AAAATGACTACGGCGTAGCGATGACGTAG